A single region of the Hoeflea prorocentri genome encodes:
- a CDS encoding 3-hydroxyacyl-CoA dehydrogenase NAD-binding domain-containing protein — translation MSEAVSYEVVSDEAGAIAVIAIDNPPVNAASHAVREGLAAAAARFAADTAQVAVIYGKGRTFIAGADIREFGKPMQQPGLTEVIDGIEKLDKPVVCAIHGTALGGGLETALSCHYRVAIKSARVGLPEVNLGLCPGAGGTQRLPRLTGVEAAADIVTSGRHVPAAEALKIGILDAVEDGDDPLEAGIAFARRVLAEKLPARRTCDENDKVEASRGNEELFGALRERVKKKAKGQLSPQLCLEAVIASAELPFTEGMAREREIFMELMKSPQREALIHAFFAERAVRKVPELETGKARPLNSAAVIGGGTMGSGITVSMLFAGLPVTMIERDEESAARGRQNVEKILDDGVRRGKFDKAHRDHLANDLYSVSSDIDSLKDADIVIEAAFENMGVKKDLFRQIDKHAKQGAVLASNTSYLNINEIAAATDRPQDVLGLHFFSPAHVMRLLEIVVADKTDVDVATTGFALAAKLKKVGVRAGVCDGFIGNRILERYLSIASYMVEDGTSPYDIDRAVLNFGYPMGPNQMGDLAGLDIGYANRTRKREEGWKGRYAADYMDRIAELGRYGQKTGRGFYIYEDGSRVGKQDPEVLEIIDQVRSEKGIDPRPLDEEAIMRRYMAAIINEGARVVEEGIALRPLDVDVTMLFGYGFPRWRGGPLKYADMIGLDKVLADIREFENEDADFWKPAKLLVDLVGRGENFDSLNKATNA, via the coding sequence ATGTCAGAAGCCGTTTCCTATGAAGTTGTGTCCGATGAAGCCGGTGCGATCGCAGTTATCGCCATCGACAATCCACCGGTAAATGCTGCAAGTCACGCTGTTCGCGAGGGGCTGGCGGCCGCCGCGGCACGGTTTGCCGCCGATACGGCGCAGGTCGCGGTCATTTACGGCAAAGGCCGCACCTTCATAGCAGGCGCCGACATTCGCGAGTTTGGCAAGCCGATGCAGCAGCCCGGACTAACGGAGGTCATAGACGGGATCGAGAAGCTCGACAAACCGGTTGTTTGCGCAATTCATGGGACAGCTTTAGGCGGCGGGCTCGAAACCGCCCTCTCCTGCCATTACCGCGTAGCCATCAAATCGGCGCGTGTCGGATTGCCGGAAGTCAATCTCGGTCTTTGTCCGGGCGCGGGCGGCACACAACGCCTGCCCCGCCTGACCGGCGTTGAGGCTGCTGCAGATATTGTTACGTCCGGACGGCATGTCCCGGCCGCTGAAGCCTTGAAAATAGGCATCCTCGATGCTGTTGAAGACGGAGACGATCCACTTGAGGCGGGGATTGCCTTTGCACGGCGCGTACTGGCTGAGAAGCTGCCCGCGCGCAGGACATGCGATGAAAACGACAAGGTGGAAGCATCACGCGGCAACGAAGAGCTCTTCGGTGCGCTTCGCGAAAGGGTCAAGAAGAAGGCCAAGGGGCAGCTTTCCCCGCAATTGTGCCTTGAGGCGGTCATCGCGTCGGCTGAACTGCCCTTTACAGAAGGCATGGCGCGCGAGCGTGAGATATTCATGGAACTGATGAAATCGCCGCAGCGCGAAGCCCTGATCCATGCTTTTTTTGCTGAGCGTGCGGTCAGAAAGGTTCCCGAACTTGAAACCGGCAAGGCCCGCCCACTTAATTCCGCTGCCGTCATCGGCGGCGGGACCATGGGATCCGGGATCACCGTTTCGATGTTGTTTGCCGGATTGCCGGTTACGATGATCGAGCGCGACGAGGAAAGCGCTGCGCGAGGCCGGCAGAATGTCGAGAAAATCCTGGATGACGGTGTAAGGCGCGGAAAATTCGATAAAGCGCACCGCGACCACCTGGCGAACGACCTTTATTCGGTAAGCTCCGATATCGATTCCCTCAAGGATGCAGATATCGTCATCGAGGCGGCTTTTGAGAATATGGGCGTCAAGAAGGATCTTTTCCGCCAGATCGATAAGCACGCGAAGCAAGGTGCGGTTCTGGCGAGCAATACATCCTATCTCAACATCAATGAAATTGCCGCGGCCACCGACCGTCCGCAAGATGTTCTTGGCCTGCACTTTTTCTCACCTGCGCACGTGATGCGGCTGCTGGAAATCGTTGTGGCGGACAAAACCGATGTCGACGTCGCCACAACCGGATTTGCGCTGGCGGCGAAGCTGAAGAAGGTCGGCGTGCGGGCCGGCGTCTGTGACGGCTTTATCGGCAACAGGATCCTGGAACGGTATCTGTCAATCGCTTCCTACATGGTCGAAGACGGCACCAGCCCCTACGACATAGACCGCGCGGTTCTCAACTTTGGCTATCCGATGGGGCCGAACCAGATGGGCGACCTCGCAGGCCTTGATATCGGTTACGCAAACCGCACCCGCAAGCGCGAGGAAGGTTGGAAGGGCCGCTACGCGGCGGATTACATGGACCGTATCGCCGAGCTTGGACGTTACGGTCAGAAGACAGGCCGGGGTTTCTACATCTATGAAGATGGGAGCCGGGTCGGAAAGCAGGACCCCGAGGTGCTTGAGATTATCGACCAGGTGCGTTCCGAAAAGGGAATTGACCCCCGGCCACTGGACGAAGAGGCGATCATGCGTCGCTACATGGCTGCCATTATCAATGAAGGCGCGCGTGTCGTTGAGGAAGGGATCGCGTTACGCCCGCTTGATGTCGATGTCACCATGCTTTTTGGCTACGGCTTCCCGCGCTGGCGCGGCGGCCCCCTGAAATATGCCGACATGATCGGTCTCGACAAGGTTCTCGCCGATATCCGTGAATTCGAGAACGAGGACGCGGATTTCTGGAAGCCCGCCAAATTGCTCGTCGATCTCGTTGGACGCGGTGAAAATTTCGATAGCCTGAACAAAGCCACGAACGCTTAA
- a CDS encoding acetyl-CoA C-acyltransferase: MREAVIVSTARTGITKAFRGGLNMTHGAEFGGAAASAAVERSGVDPELIEDAVIGCGLPEGATGGNIARQIAIRAGLPVTTAGMTVNRFCSSGLQAVALASHAITQQGSPAMLAGGIESITLAQGNANTHMARSPWILENKQAIYLPMIDTADIVAERYSISREAQDAYALSSQQRTADAQEAGRYDDEIIPFSTTMAVKDKETGEISQHEVTISRDECNRPGTTLEGLQSLEPVRGPDQYITAGNASQLSDGASACVLMEAKEAEKRNIEPMGAFRGFVVAGCEPDEMGIGPVFAVPRLLERAGLTMDDIGLWELNEAFASQVLYCRDKLGIPQDILNVNGGSISIGHPYGMTGARQVGHVMYEGKRRGVKHVVVTMCIGGGQGAAGLFEIY, encoded by the coding sequence ATGCGCGAAGCAGTAATCGTATCGACCGCCCGTACCGGCATCACCAAGGCATTTCGGGGCGGCCTCAACATGACCCATGGCGCGGAGTTCGGCGGCGCTGCCGCCAGTGCCGCAGTCGAGCGTTCCGGTGTTGATCCGGAGCTTATCGAGGATGCCGTTATCGGATGCGGCCTGCCCGAGGGCGCCACCGGCGGCAATATCGCCCGCCAGATCGCCATCAGGGCCGGCCTGCCGGTCACGACAGCCGGCATGACCGTCAATCGTTTCTGTTCATCCGGCTTGCAGGCCGTTGCTCTGGCCTCTCATGCGATCACCCAGCAGGGATCGCCGGCAATGCTCGCCGGAGGGATCGAATCCATCACCCTCGCCCAGGGAAATGCCAATACCCACATGGCGCGTAGCCCGTGGATCCTTGAGAACAAGCAGGCGATCTATCTGCCGATGATCGACACGGCCGATATCGTGGCAGAGCGTTATAGTATCTCGCGCGAAGCGCAGGATGCTTACGCCTTGTCTTCACAGCAGCGCACCGCTGACGCGCAGGAAGCCGGTCGCTACGATGACGAGATTATCCCGTTTTCAACAACGATGGCCGTCAAGGACAAGGAAACCGGGGAGATTTCCCAACACGAGGTGACGATCAGCCGGGACGAGTGCAACCGGCCCGGCACGACGTTGGAAGGCCTGCAGTCGCTTGAGCCGGTACGCGGTCCGGATCAGTACATCACGGCGGGCAATGCCTCACAGCTTTCCGATGGCGCATCCGCCTGCGTACTCATGGAGGCAAAGGAAGCGGAAAAGCGGAATATCGAGCCCATGGGCGCTTTCCGCGGCTTTGTCGTCGCGGGGTGCGAGCCTGATGAAATGGGGATTGGTCCGGTCTTCGCGGTGCCACGGCTGCTTGAGCGCGCTGGTCTGACAATGGATGATATCGGCCTTTGGGAACTCAATGAAGCGTTTGCGAGCCAGGTTCTTTATTGCCGCGACAAGCTCGGCATTCCGCAGGATATTCTCAACGTCAATGGCGGTTCGATATCCATCGGCCATCCTTATGGCATGACGGGCGCGCGGCAGGTGGGCCATGTAATGTATGAAGGCAAGCGCCGTGGCGTAAAGCATGTCGTGGTGACCATGTGCATCGGCGGCGGTCAGGGCGCTGCCGGCCTGTTTGAAATCTACTGA
- a CDS encoding acyl-CoA dehydrogenase family protein: protein MDLNYTDEEIAFRDDVRAFLKAELPASVSDKVKGGKRLTKEDMDSWHAILNKRGWLAENWPVEYGGTGWNAVQQQIFDDETCAAGAPRIVPFGLKMLAPVLIKYGSEEQKKHYLPRILDGSDWWCQGYSEPGAGSDLASLKTRAVRDGDHFIVNGQKTWTTLGQYANKIFCLVRTSTEGKPQEGISFLLIDMDTPGITVRPIILLEGTHEVNEVFFDDVRVPVENLVGEENKGWTYAKYLLTHERTNIANVGANKVSLEHLKHIGRTQKVRGRPLIEDPLFAARLAQIEMELDAMATTNLRLLSSPDSVANAGPMSSMLKIKGTEIRQALNDLTRRALGPYAMPFVSEALETGYNEEPIGPDYAAPVSKDYFNNRKITIYGGSNEIQRGIITKMMMGL, encoded by the coding sequence ATGGATTTGAACTACACGGACGAGGAAATCGCTTTCAGGGACGATGTCCGTGCCTTCCTGAAGGCCGAATTGCCGGCTTCCGTCTCTGACAAGGTCAAGGGCGGCAAGCGCCTTACCAAGGAGGACATGGACAGCTGGCATGCAATCCTGAACAAACGCGGATGGCTGGCCGAAAACTGGCCGGTGGAATATGGCGGGACCGGTTGGAATGCCGTCCAGCAGCAGATTTTCGATGACGAAACCTGCGCCGCCGGCGCCCCGCGTATTGTGCCCTTCGGTCTGAAGATGCTGGCACCGGTGCTTATCAAATATGGTTCCGAGGAACAGAAGAAGCATTATCTGCCGCGTATCCTCGATGGGTCTGACTGGTGGTGCCAGGGTTACTCCGAACCGGGAGCCGGCTCGGATCTGGCATCGTTGAAAACACGCGCGGTGCGAGACGGCGACCATTTTATCGTCAACGGCCAGAAGACCTGGACGACACTTGGCCAATACGCCAACAAGATTTTCTGTCTGGTGCGTACATCAACCGAGGGCAAGCCGCAGGAAGGTATCTCCTTCCTCCTCATCGATATGGATACGCCCGGCATCACGGTGCGTCCGATCATCCTGCTTGAAGGCACCCACGAGGTGAATGAGGTCTTTTTTGACGATGTGCGGGTGCCGGTCGAAAACCTCGTTGGCGAAGAGAACAAGGGTTGGACCTATGCCAAGTATCTTCTGACCCACGAACGTACCAATATCGCCAATGTCGGCGCCAACAAGGTTTCGCTTGAACATCTCAAACATATCGGTCGGACGCAGAAGGTGCGCGGCCGGCCGTTGATTGAGGATCCGCTTTTTGCTGCGCGTCTTGCACAAATCGAGATGGAACTCGATGCCATGGCGACCACCAATCTGCGCCTGCTGTCTTCGCCGGACAGCGTTGCCAATGCCGGTCCGATGAGCTCCATGCTCAAGATCAAGGGAACGGAAATCCGTCAGGCGCTGAATGACCTGACACGCCGGGCCCTCGGCCCCTATGCGATGCCTTTCGTTTCAGAAGCGTTGGAGACCGGGTATAATGAAGAACCGATCGGGCCGGACTACGCGGCTCCGGTTTCCAAAGACTATTTCAACAACCGCAAAATCACGATCTATGGCGGATCGAACGAGATCCAGCGCGGTATCATCACAAAAATGATGATGGGGCTGTAA
- a CDS encoding acyl-CoA dehydrogenase family protein, with protein MDFNHTEDRAMLKDMVTRFLADNYALEKRNEAAESSEGFSREQWSRFAELGLIGALFSEEVGGFGGAGFDISVLFEELGRGLVVEPFLASAVLGGTMLAELGSDDQKAMIGDVISGEKLLAFAHGEPQSHYDLSHVETMARKDTGKWVLNGKKAVVLNGDSADALIVTARTAGSSWDEDGLSAFIVPANTDGLTVRGYPTIDGQHACEIDLNDVRLEESALLGKDGDAYPAIELSVARANVALTSEAIGLMEVCRDMTLDYLRTRKQFGVPIGKFQALQHRMATVLTEIEQARSAAINAAGRLDLSRREREMAVSSAKALAGRIGRLVAEEAIQMHGGIAMTWEYGLGHFAKRLIMLDHQFGDVDYHTVRFAEFSRKAT; from the coding sequence ATGGACTTTAACCACACTGAAGACAGAGCCATGCTGAAAGACATGGTCACACGCTTTCTTGCTGACAATTACGCGTTGGAGAAGCGAAATGAAGCAGCAGAAAGCAGCGAAGGGTTTTCCCGCGAGCAGTGGAGCCGGTTTGCCGAGCTCGGCCTGATTGGCGCCCTCTTTTCAGAAGAAGTCGGCGGCTTCGGCGGCGCGGGCTTTGATATCAGCGTCCTGTTCGAAGAGCTCGGGCGCGGCCTTGTTGTCGAACCGTTCCTTGCAAGCGCCGTCCTGGGCGGCACCATGCTGGCTGAACTCGGCAGCGACGATCAGAAGGCGATGATCGGTGATGTCATCAGCGGCGAAAAGCTCCTTGCTTTTGCCCACGGCGAACCTCAAAGCCATTATGACCTCAGTCATGTAGAGACCATGGCGCGCAAAGACACCGGCAAATGGGTGCTGAACGGCAAGAAGGCTGTGGTTTTGAACGGTGACAGCGCCGATGCGCTTATCGTCACCGCGCGAACCGCGGGCAGCAGCTGGGATGAAGACGGCCTGTCGGCATTCATCGTTCCGGCAAATACCGATGGACTCACCGTCAGGGGATATCCGACTATAGATGGCCAGCATGCCTGTGAGATTGATCTCAACGATGTTCGGCTCGAAGAAAGTGCATTACTGGGCAAGGACGGTGATGCCTATCCGGCAATTGAGCTTTCGGTTGCACGGGCTAATGTTGCACTGACGTCCGAGGCCATCGGCCTGATGGAGGTCTGCCGCGACATGACCCTGGACTATCTGCGCACGCGCAAGCAGTTCGGCGTTCCAATTGGCAAGTTTCAGGCTCTGCAGCACCGGATGGCAACGGTACTGACCGAAATCGAACAGGCGCGTTCTGCGGCGATCAACGCGGCGGGTCGCCTTGACCTGAGCCGCCGGGAACGGGAAATGGCCGTCTCATCCGCCAAGGCACTGGCCGGGCGTATCGGTCGCCTCGTTGCCGAGGAGGCAATCCAGATGCATGGCGGGATCGCCATGACCTGGGAATACGGGCTTGGACATTTCGCCAAGCGGCTGATTATGCTCGATCACCAGTTTGGCGATGTCGACTATCATACGGTCCGCTTCGCAGAGTTTTCCCGCAAGGCGACCTGA
- a CDS encoding PaaI family thioesterase, with the protein MKVIRDQTGTQRTLGYVVEIDAGAARIYLDIDERHINRGDTLHGGVMATMLDAVAGYAVSLSVDGESLYYTSTVSLTVNYLSRVSEGRVVATAKVTGGGKKIVFVDALLSTDAGIPVASATGTFKLYRENVRD; encoded by the coding sequence ATGAAAGTCATTCGCGATCAGACCGGCACGCAGAGGACGTTGGGCTATGTGGTCGAAATCGATGCGGGCGCCGCGCGTATCTATCTCGATATAGATGAGCGGCACATCAATCGTGGCGACACACTACATGGCGGTGTTATGGCGACGATGCTCGATGCCGTCGCGGGTTATGCGGTGAGCCTGTCGGTGGATGGTGAGTCGCTTTATTACACATCGACTGTATCCCTTACCGTGAACTACCTGTCACGTGTCAGCGAAGGCCGCGTCGTGGCAACGGCAAAGGTTACAGGCGGTGGCAAGAAGATCGTTTTTGTCGACGCACTGTTGTCTACGGATGCCGGTATCCCGGTGGCGTCGGCGACGGGAACCTTCAAGCTTTACAGGGAGAATGTGCGCGACTAG
- a CDS encoding 3-hydroxybutyrate dehydrogenase, protein MSEVKTAIVTGSSSGIGLGIAEGFAAKGMNIVMNGIEPSEQIEPLRKNLQDTHGVDAIYIEANIMKPDGVRLLMSTAEDAFGRIDVLVNNAGIQYVAPVEEFPEDKWEAIIALNLSAAFHTTRAVVPGMKARGWGRIINIASAHGLVASPFKSAYVSAKHGLVGLTKTVALEVAEHGITVNAICPGYVWTPLVEKQIPDTAAARGITEEEVKRDVLLAAQPTKEFVSVEHMAALANFLCSSEASSITGASLPVDGGWVAQ, encoded by the coding sequence ATGTCAGAAGTTAAAACCGCCATTGTCACCGGCTCTTCAAGCGGTATCGGTCTCGGTATCGCGGAAGGCTTCGCCGCAAAGGGCATGAACATCGTTATGAACGGTATCGAGCCTTCGGAGCAGATAGAGCCGTTGCGGAAAAATTTGCAAGACACCCACGGTGTCGATGCGATTTATATCGAGGCCAACATCATGAAGCCGGATGGCGTACGATTGCTCATGTCGACGGCGGAGGATGCATTCGGGCGGATTGACGTGCTGGTCAACAATGCGGGGATCCAGTATGTCGCGCCAGTGGAAGAGTTTCCCGAGGATAAATGGGAGGCGATCATCGCCCTCAATCTTTCAGCCGCCTTTCATACTACGCGTGCGGTTGTGCCCGGCATGAAGGCCCGGGGCTGGGGCCGTATCATCAACATCGCGTCGGCTCACGGGCTTGTCGCCTCACCTTTCAAATCAGCCTATGTCTCGGCCAAGCACGGCCTTGTGGGTTTGACGAAAACCGTGGCACTGGAAGTCGCCGAACACGGTATCACCGTCAATGCCATTTGTCCGGGATATGTCTGGACACCGTTGGTTGAAAAGCAGATCCCGGACACCGCCGCCGCACGCGGAATTACCGAGGAGGAGGTCAAGCGCGACGTGCTGCTGGCTGCACAGCCGACGAAGGAGTTCGTCAGCGTCGAACATATGGCGGCTCTGGCCAATTTCCTTTGTTCCAGCGAAGCATCGTCAATTACCGGCGCATCGCTTCCGGTTGATGGCGGATGGGTGGCGCAATGA
- a CDS encoding patatin-like phospholipase family protein, with the protein MSEGQKSVNIALQGGGAHGAFTWGVLDKLLEDGRLDVEAISGTSAGAMNAVAVADGLMSDGADGARAALEHFWRSISERSAFSPIQRLPFDVFMGNWSLDHTPSYHFFDAMTRMTSPYQFNPLDINPLLQLLEECIDFDRVRSCDQLKLFISATDVETGRVKIFNRSELTAEMVMASACLPFLFQAVEIDGVPYWDGGYMGNPALFPFHTQTDSDDIIVVQINPIERRGAPRTAQEILNRINEISFNGSLLREFRAIDFVRRLIEEGKLSQEHYRKTRVHVIENQNELKPLGASSKVNAEWRFLVHLRDIGRETAERWLAAHVDHVGNQSTVDLRAMFQGLGVEHHG; encoded by the coding sequence ATGAGCGAAGGTCAAAAATCAGTCAATATTGCGCTACAGGGCGGAGGCGCTCACGGCGCCTTCACGTGGGGTGTGCTCGACAAATTGCTCGAGGACGGACGCCTCGACGTCGAAGCCATATCCGGGACATCGGCCGGTGCCATGAATGCCGTTGCCGTTGCTGACGGGCTGATGAGCGATGGCGCGGACGGTGCGCGGGCAGCGCTTGAGCATTTTTGGCGATCGATCAGCGAGCGGTCGGCTTTCAGTCCGATCCAGCGCCTGCCCTTTGACGTGTTCATGGGCAATTGGAGCCTGGATCATACGCCGAGCTACCATTTTTTCGATGCGATGACCCGTATGACGTCGCCCTATCAGTTCAACCCGCTCGATATCAATCCGCTGCTTCAGCTTCTGGAAGAATGCATCGATTTCGATCGTGTGCGCAGTTGCGATCAGTTGAAGCTCTTCATTTCCGCTACGGATGTGGAAACGGGCCGTGTCAAAATCTTCAACCGCAGCGAATTGACGGCGGAGATGGTGATGGCATCCGCCTGCCTTCCTTTCCTGTTTCAGGCAGTCGAGATTGACGGTGTCCCCTATTGGGATGGCGGCTATATGGGCAATCCGGCACTGTTTCCGTTTCATACGCAAACGGACTCCGACGATATCATTGTTGTGCAGATCAACCCGATTGAGCGTCGGGGCGCACCGCGCACGGCTCAGGAGATTCTCAATCGCATCAACGAAATCAGTTTCAACGGAAGCCTGTTGCGGGAATTTCGCGCCATCGACTTCGTTCGCCGCCTGATTGAAGAAGGCAAGCTGTCGCAGGAACACTATCGCAAAACACGGGTGCACGTGATCGAGAATCAGAACGAACTCAAGCCGCTTGGCGCTTCTTCAAAGGTCAATGCGGAGTGGCGCTTTCTCGTTCATTTGCGCGATATCGGGCGCGAGACGGCCGAACGATGGCTGGCTGCGCATGTGGATCACGTCGGCAATCAATCCACGGTCGATCTTCGGGCCATGTTTCAGGGTCTTGGGGTGGAGCATCACGGCTAG
- a CDS encoding DUF4864 domain-containing protein encodes MRILGLSIIAGLLMVTSSIANDEMDVASARGIVEQQITAFLSDDIDTAYSFAAPAIKRLYPEPQRFLEMVKRNYQPVYRPGNYAFGRALSDTDGDTIALELLITGPKGKDWRAIYVLNRQDNGKFQISGVQLTKLKSPAI; translated from the coding sequence ATGCGTATACTCGGTTTATCCATTATTGCCGGCTTACTGATGGTCACGTCTTCCATCGCGAATGACGAAATGGACGTGGCATCGGCAAGGGGCATTGTCGAACAGCAGATCACCGCATTTCTAAGCGACGATATCGACACCGCCTATTCGTTTGCGGCACCGGCCATCAAGAGACTTTATCCGGAGCCCCAGCGCTTCCTGGAAATGGTCAAACGCAATTATCAACCGGTCTACAGGCCGGGCAACTACGCGTTCGGCCGCGCACTCTCCGACACCGACGGTGATACCATTGCACTTGAGTTGCTGATCACAGGGCCAAAGGGCAAGGACTGGCGTGCGATCTATGTGCTCAATCGGCAGGATAACGGCAAATTCCAGATTTCCGGTGTCCAGCTTACGAAGCTCAAAAGCCCGGCGATCTGA
- a CDS encoding ATP12 family chaperone protein, which translates to MRDILDDLNDMMSDADPVKRAQILSKRPLPKRFYDKTGIGEDGVEFSILLDGKKIRTPAKNILAAPTKDLAELIRTEWDAQQDEIDPVSMPVTRLVNTAIDGIATDPQAVMEDVLRFAGTDLLCYRADGPERLVARQNEIWDPVIDWAHTALGARFMLAEGVMHVEQPREAINAVGIHLVGFKCPIALASLHTFTTLTGSGLLALAIAKEEVTVEEAWAAAHVDEDWNAEQWGADAQAEQRRAYRWKEMLAADRALKALD; encoded by the coding sequence ATGAGAGATATTCTGGACGATCTCAATGACATGATGAGCGACGCCGACCCCGTCAAGCGGGCGCAGATCCTGTCGAAAAGACCTTTGCCAAAACGTTTCTATGACAAGACGGGCATTGGTGAAGACGGAGTAGAGTTCTCTATCCTGCTGGACGGGAAGAAAATTCGCACACCCGCCAAGAACATTCTGGCGGCTCCGACAAAAGACCTGGCCGAGCTCATCCGAACGGAGTGGGACGCGCAGCAAGATGAAATAGACCCGGTGTCAATGCCGGTGACGAGGCTGGTCAATACGGCGATTGACGGGATCGCAACCGACCCTCAGGCAGTGATGGAAGATGTCCTGCGTTTTGCCGGAACGGACCTTCTTTGCTATCGGGCCGACGGGCCAGAAAGACTGGTCGCCCGGCAAAATGAAATCTGGGATCCGGTAATCGATTGGGCACACACGGCGCTCGGTGCACGTTTCATGCTCGCCGAAGGCGTCATGCATGTGGAACAACCCCGAGAAGCGATCAATGCCGTCGGCATTCACCTTGTCGGCTTCAAATGCCCGATTGCTCTCGCCAGCCTGCACACCTTCACCACGCTGACCGGATCGGGCCTCCTGGCCCTCGCCATCGCAAAGGAAGAAGTCACCGTCGAAGAGGCCTGGGCAGCCGCCCATGTCGATGAAGACTGGAATGCTGAGCAATGGGGCGCAGACGCACAAGCGGAACAACGCAGGGCCTACAGGTGGAAAGAGATGCTCGCGGCAGACCGCGCGCTCAAAGCACTGGACTGA
- a CDS encoding HAD-IA family hydrolase, protein MKLVLFDCDGTLIDSAAFIHAGMERAFAEGGQPLPQFNQTKSVIGLSLDLAIAKLLQRPVDDEIRHLADRYRHHSRTLREASEIDEPFYDGILDLLEALLVRDEVLVGVVTGKSRRNLDKLLERNNLIKRFVTTRTADECPSKPHPAMVLECCADTGMAPEQTIVVGDAIYDMQMAVNAGARAVGVSWGYAAVDHLHQAGAHHIIERPDELAPIVGLEQVR, encoded by the coding sequence ATGAAGCTTGTCCTTTTCGACTGCGACGGCACGCTCATTGACAGCGCAGCCTTTATTCATGCCGGCATGGAAAGAGCTTTTGCCGAAGGCGGGCAGCCACTTCCACAGTTCAACCAGACAAAATCAGTCATAGGACTGTCTCTTGATCTGGCCATTGCAAAACTCTTGCAGCGCCCGGTCGACGACGAAATCCGGCATCTGGCGGATCGCTACAGGCATCACAGCCGTACGCTGCGCGAAGCATCAGAAATCGACGAACCATTTTACGATGGTATTTTGGACCTGCTGGAGGCTTTGCTCGTGAGGGACGAGGTTCTGGTTGGCGTGGTCACAGGCAAATCACGACGCAACCTGGACAAATTGCTGGAGCGAAACAATCTGATTAAACGTTTTGTCACGACACGCACTGCGGATGAGTGCCCATCCAAACCTCATCCGGCGATGGTGCTTGAGTGTTGCGCCGACACCGGCATGGCTCCGGAGCAGACAATCGTCGTGGGTGACGCTATCTACGATATGCAAATGGCAGTGAATGCCGGCGCTCGCGCGGTCGGTGTATCCTGGGGCTATGCCGCGGTGGATCACCTTCACCAGGCTGGCGCACATCATATTATTGAAAGGCCCGATGAACTCGCGCCAATCGTCGGGCTGGAGCAGGTACGATGA